CCTCCATCAATCGGCCCTCGATGCCGCGGAAAGAGAACTGGTTTTCAATACCCGGCTGGACACCGGTAACGACATAAAACTCCTGCAGACCGTCGTCTCCCAGCAGCCTGAGCTTGCATTTCTTCAACTCTTTTTTTATGTACTCGGCCGCCTGACGCGCCTCTTCTGTTCCCGGTTTCCGGCCCTTCATCGCATCAGAGGCCAGATAAGTCACATGCCCCTGCAATTCCGCAACCGTTATCTCGGCAGGATCTTTCGCTTGTGCCGACAGGACCAGACAGAGGATCATCAACCCAACAGCCCGAACCAGCTTCATAAACAAAACTCCTTAACCAAACGATGAGTCGCTCACCTTGAAAAATCGGACTGAACCCCGGCGGCGATTTTTTCAAGATCCTTAAAGTACTTGACCGTGGCCACCCGCAGCTCCATGGTGGCGTCATCATCACACACAATAATGCAGTGCGGATGCAACTGCATCATGGAGACCGTCCACATATGGCTCACGCCTTCCTCCACCACCTGGCGCAGCGCCCGCGCTTTGCTGTACCCGGTGATGATCAACAGCACCTGGCGCGCATCCATGACCGTGCCGACGCCCACGGTCAAGGCCATGCGTGGAACCTTTTCCATATCCCCACCGAAAAACCGGGCGTTGGCCGCAATAGTCTCGTAGGTGAGGGTTTTAACCCGCGTGCGCGAGACCAAGGATGAGGCGGGTTCGTTGAAGGCGATATGTCCGTCAGGCCCGATGCCGCCGAGAAAAAGCTCGATGCCGCCATGCTGCTTGATGCTCTCTTCGTAACGCCGGCACTCTGCATCGAGATCCGGCGCATTGCCGTCCAGAATGTGGATGTTCTCGTCCGGAATGTCGATGTGATCGAAAAGATGCCGGCGCATGTAATAATGGTAGCTTTCCGGGTGATCCTCGGGCAGATTGACATATTCATCCATATTATAGGTGACGACGTTTTTGAAGGAAATCTGTCCCTGTTGATGGAGCCGGACCAATTCGCGATAGGTGCCGATGGGAGAGCTGCCGGTGGGCAATCCCAATACAAACGGCCGCTCCGGCCCCGGCTCGAACCGGTTGATGCGCTCAACCAGATAGTTGGCGGTCCATTCGCTGACTTCATCCGTATTTTTTAAAATGACGATTCTCATAAAGGGGCGCTCCTGATTGCGTGAATAAAAGGCCGAGTTCAACCTTCCTGCCGCCTTTTCGGCAATTTACTAATTTGCGCTCATTGAATCAACTCATTTAATCCGGCGATTCCGGTCGCTGGAATAAAAAAACATAGCGCGCCGCGATAGGATCAGACGTCTTGACCAAAAGGACCTGCCGTCCCGCTTCAAAGCGCCAGCGCGCGCCTTCGGCCAACAACGCACCATTCCATCGCACCTGCGTGGGTTTTTTCAGACTATGAATCCGTAGAATGTGCGGTGCAACCGCACCGGACAACTCTATTTCCATTCGGGACGCATACTGCAGCAGACGCACGACCGTGACCACCGGCCGGCTAGGGTCATACAACGTGAAGCGCTTTTCTACCGGCTTGGTCCGTGCCCGTGCAACCGAGTTCGTAAATGGATAAATCAACCAGGTCACATAACCGCTATGCCCCGCGTCCCCCAAGCCCGTGTAGCCGCGGTGGATGTTCATGGGCACAATGGCGCCCTGACGGACAAAGACCGGATATTCTTCGAGCGAAAAGCTGCGGCGGAAAGTCAATGGGCCTAGAAAGGCTTCGCAATCGTGAAAAAAATAGCGCCAGCCTCCAGGCGGCAGAGTGATTGTTTTTGTCGACTCCGGACGGATGATCGGGACTATGAAAAAATCATCGCCAAAAAAATAGCCATATTCATCGCCCCAGGGCCGCTGCAGCGGCGATCCGCCTTCATGAGCGCGCTGCACATAACTGTACATATAGGGAATCAGTTCCTGATGCAGCCAGGTGAAGCGGCGGATGATCTCCAACTCCTGGCCGCTCCGTTTCCATAAGGCGCGCTCTCCGTGCCCGCCGTTGAGGAACAAGCCGCAAAAGGTGGAAAATTGCGCCCATCGGATATACAAGTCCGCCGGAATCGTCCGACCGCTGTATCCGCCGACATCCGAACCGACTATGCAGTAGCCGTTGCGGGCGCTGTGCAAAATATCACGCACGGCCTCTTCCAGACCACGCCGGCCTTGCAGCCGCAAATCCTGGTCAGCAGAGTCTGCGGCATTTTTCATGCGGCCTGACCAGATGTGCTGCTGATCGCCCACCCAGCACACCGGCGCAGCCTCCCTGGGCGCAAATCCCTCAGGATGGGTCCAAAGACGGTCATAGGAGCGCACCAGGGTGATGAATTCCGGATTCAACTCAAGTCCGTGGCGATATTCCTCACGATAATAGAGGTCCATATAACCGCGCGTGGTCAACAGCCCCTTGAATGTAAAGGCGTACGGTATCGGAAGGCTGAACCAGGAAGTGGAAAAAAAAGTGGCTGGATCATCTAATTTCCAGCCATCCAATCCATGATCGAACAGAGGACGCTGCTGCTCCTGCCACCAGCGCATGGCCGCCGGATGGGTGTAAT
The nucleotide sequence above comes from bacterium. Encoded proteins:
- a CDS encoding glucosamine-6-phosphate deaminase, giving the protein MRIVILKNTDEVSEWTANYLVERINRFEPGPERPFVLGLPTGSSPIGTYRELVRLHQQGQISFKNVVTYNMDEYVNLPEDHPESYHYYMRRHLFDHIDIPDENIHILDGNAPDLDAECRRYEESIKQHGGIELFLGGIGPDGHIAFNEPASSLVSRTRVKTLTYETIAANARFFGGDMEKVPRMALTVGVGTVMDARQVLLIITGYSKARALRQVVEEGVSHMWTVSMMQLHPHCIIVCDDDATMELRVATVKYFKDLEKIAAGVQSDFSR
- a CDS encoding glycoside hydrolase family 31 protein — translated: IVCFFILYPVWGMPFSLLGRSGPPRTPAWALEPWLWEDDHNHAGYVDSLLAGYAAHDIPVRTVLLDSPWSMRYNDFTPDTLRYPDMSTWLDGLQQQGYRVVLWMTCMVNSRNRDTRCRNSSDFYQQAKDSGFLAANGHQVTWWKGRGGFIDYTHPAAMRWWQEQQRPLFDHGLDGWKLDDPATFFSTSWFSLPIPYAFTFKGLLTTRGYMDLYYREEYRHGLELNPEFITLVRSYDRLWTHPEGFAPREAAPVCWVGDQQHIWSGRMKNAADSADQDLRLQGRRGLEEAVRDILHSARNGYCIVGSDVGGYSGRTIPADLYIRWAQFSTFCGLFLNGGHGERALWKRSGQELEIIRRFTWLHQELIPYMYSYVQRAHEGGSPLQRPWGDEYGYFFGDDFFIVPIIRPESTKTITLPPGGWRYFFHDCEAFLGPLTFRRSFSLEEYPVFVRQGAIVPMNIHRGYTGLGDAGHSGYVTWLIYPFTNSVARARTKPVEKRFTLYDPSRPVVTVVRLLQYASRMEIELSGAVAPHILRIHSLKKPTQVRWNGALLAEGARWRFEAGRQVLLVKTSDPIAARYVFLFQRPESPD